The Acinetobacter shaoyimingii DNA segment TATTCAAAATAAAAATTCATTTAAAAAAATTCCATTGATATATTTTTAACTAAAAAAAAACAGTGCTGATCGCACTGTTTTTTTAATCTTACTCAATACTCTTTTAATCTAAATCATGGCTTATTCTTGAGGCGTCTTTTTCCAAGAAGTAAAGTGCTTTTCAACTGCCAATAAACCATAGTTAAACGCTAAACCGACCAGCGTCATCACCAAAATTCCCACAAACATCTGAGGAATTTCAAAGCTGTATTGCGAGTAGATGATCAAATAACCCAAGCCTGCTTTTGAACCAAACATCTCCACTGCCACCAATGCCAGCACTGAAATTGCTCCCGCTAAACGAATACCGACAAAGATGGTCGGTACAGCTGCTGGTAAAATCACTTTGCGGAATAATTTATGGGGAGGTAGCCCCATTGTTCGTGCAGATTTAATTAAGAGCGGATCTACATTTTGTACACCTGAAATGGTGTTTAAAAGGATTGGCCATGTGCATGCATACACCAACAAGCTGATTTTAGATACTTCACCAATACCAAGAAAAAGAATAAATACTGGCATCAAAGCAAGAGCTGTTGTATTTCGAAAAATTTCCAATAATGGATTCAATGTTTCAGCAACCAATTTATACCAGCCAATGATAAGTCCCAATGGAATAGCAATGAATAATGCCAAGGTAAATCCAATCACTGAACGGGTTAAACTGACCGTAATATGCGTTGTCAATTGGCCTGTTTGATATAACTGCCAACCTGTTTGAATTACAGTCGATAGCGAAGGTAAAAAGGCGCTACTCACCACACCAAGACGTGGCAGCACTTCCCAAAGTGTTAAAAATAGAATAATGGCAATAGAGCGCTTAAAACTGGAACTGAGCCAATTCAATTGAAATTTTGGTTTGTTCGATTGAGACGCGACATAAACTGTTTTAGGATAAGTTAAAACCTGATTTTTTGCTGTAGACATAATATTGACCCTCTTCTTTTATTTGTTATGCGCTGTGCTGAAGTTGTTTGGTCTTTTCTAAAGCTTGCGCTTTAATGACTTCTTCACTGAGTTGCGTCCAAATATAATGACGAATTTGTCCATATTCTGGCGTAGAGCGCACATCCTGATGTTTACTTTGTAGTGTTAAAGGAATATCGATCACTTCTTTAATTTTGCCTGGACGTGACGTCATAATCGCCACACGCTGACTTAAATAAATCGCCTCATCGATACTATGGGTAATAAAAATAATAGTGCGTTTTGAGCTTTGCCAAATGTTGATGAGTTCTTCCTGCAAGGTTTCACGTGTTTGCGCATCTAAAGCGGCAAAGGGCTCATCCATGAGTAGAATTTCAGGCTCATAAGCCAAACTACGTGCAATGGCTACACGCTGTTTCATACCACCTGACAATTCATTGGGATAATGATTTTCAAAGCCTGATAGACCCACCAGATTCAAATAATAATTGGCTTTTTCACGACGTGTTTTTTTATCAACGCCTTTTGCTTCTAAACCAAATTCAATATTTTCTAATGAGGTTAACCAAGGATAAAGTGCGTATTGTTGAAATACGATGCCACGGTCCAAACCAGGACCAGTAATTATTTTACCATTCAGTAAAATTTCTCCAACACTTGGTTTAGTTAAACCCGCGATTAAATCGAGTAAGGTCGATTTACCACAACCACTTGGTCCAACAATAGAGACAAACTCACCTTTTTGAATATCTAGTGTCACATTTTCAACAGCAACAAATGGCGGCTGCTCTTGTTTACCAATCGTTTTTGCTGGAAATTCTTTGCGGATATGATCCAATTTCAATGCAATAGTCATTTGAATAATCCTTAATTTTTATCTTTTACGTATGGGTTATAGCGATTGCTAAAAATGGTGTTCGGATCAAGTTCATTCGGTTTTAATTTATGGTCTTTGACCATTAAATCGATCCAAGGTTTGAAGTCTTCTGCTTTTTGCACGCCACCACGCTCATTCACACCATAGCCTTTGAAATAAGGAATTAAAGCTAAGGTTTCATTGCGTCCACGTGCTTCAATAATGCGTTTGCAACGTGCCTGAATTTCTTCAACTGGCGTGGTTTGCAACCAAGTTTGTGCTTGTGCAACACCTTCAACAAAAGACTTCACCAGTTCAGGATTTTGCTCGATAAAGTCTTTACGCATGGAATAACTACCTGCGGTAAATGGTCCATATAAATCAATATCGGAGAAAATTTTGCGTACCCCACCATTTTTGAGTGCTCGTGCTTCAGTAATGCTACTGAGTACTGCGACATCAATTTGTTGATTGCGCATCGCTTGTTCAGAAGTAATTGGCGGTAGCATGATCAATTCAACTTGCGCAATTTCTTCAGGGGTTAAACCATTGCGTTCGAGATAATCCTTCAACACAAAATCGTGATGTGCGCCGAACGTATTCATGGCGACTTTTTTGCCAATAAAATCTCGTGCGGTATGTATTGGACTATCTTCAAGTACATAAAAACCTGCGGACTGTTGCTCATCACTGCCGTAAGAAGCCACTACAGGAACGACATCTAGTCCTGCAGCAACAACTTTGACCACCGCACCATTAAATGCAGCAGCGAAATCAACATCTCCAGCCACTAAGGTCAGTAGATCCTGAGGACCACCTTGTACAGTTCCTACATAAGTGAGTTTTACGCCTTTTAAATAACCCAAATCTGCTGCCAATTCGGGTAAATTTACCAATCCTGCTGAGCTTTGATATCGCAGCTCTTTAATCGTTTGCGAGCCGGTTGGTGCACGATTGGTTGAACAGCTGCTTAGACCTAGACTTGCAATCAGCGCTAGCGATATTGTTCTGAAAAATTTGAGATGTTTATTCATCACTTTTTCTCCTAGGCCTTTTGCCATGTAAGTACACGGCGCTCAATCACAAGAAGGATTCGATTCAAAATTACACCAATAAAACCAATGCTAAACATGCCTAGTAAAATAAGGGGTACATTGAATTGCTCACGACCACGAATCACTAAATTTCCCAGACCTACACCGTAATTTGCCAATAAAAATTCTGAACCGACGGTTGCCAACCACGCAAAAATTAAACCCAGTTGCAAGCCCACAAAAATTTGCGGACTCGCTGCGGGTAAAATGAGTTTGCGATAGGTATACAGCTTTGGGAATTGATAGACCTGTGCTACTTCACGGTATTTTGTCGAAATACTACTGACCCCTTCTAAGCTGTGTAATGCCACTGGATAAAAGACTGAAAGCGTGATGAATAAAATTTTGGCACCATTGTCATATCCTAAAAAGGTCGAAATTAAAGGCAACCATGCAAACAGTGAAACTTGACGTAATACGTTAAAACTCGGCGCTAAAAACCAGTTTGCAAAGCGTGACGTTCCCAATAAAACACCAAATGCCACACCTAGGCTTGCACCTAATGCATAACCTGTAAAATTACGTGCCAAGCTTGCAAAGAAACCTTGCCAAAATTCAGCTTTCGTTAAAGTCTCCACTGCTTGAATCACCACGGAAAACGGAGAAGGAATC contains these protein-coding regions:
- a CDS encoding ABC transporter permease, with protein sequence MSTAKNQVLTYPKTVYVASQSNKPKFQLNWLSSSFKRSIAIILFLTLWEVLPRLGVVSSAFLPSLSTVIQTGWQLYQTGQLTTHITVSLTRSVIGFTLALFIAIPLGLIIGWYKLVAETLNPLLEIFRNTTALALMPVFILFLGIGEVSKISLLVYACTWPILLNTISGVQNVDPLLIKSARTMGLPPHKLFRKVILPAAVPTIFVGIRLAGAISVLALVAVEMFGSKAGLGYLIIYSQYSFEIPQMFVGILVMTLVGLAFNYGLLAVEKHFTSWKKTPQE
- a CDS encoding ABC transporter ATP-binding protein, which produces MTIALKLDHIRKEFPAKTIGKQEQPPFVAVENVTLDIQKGEFVSIVGPSGCGKSTLLDLIAGLTKPSVGEILLNGKIITGPGLDRGIVFQQYALYPWLTSLENIEFGLEAKGVDKKTRREKANYYLNLVGLSGFENHYPNELSGGMKQRVAIARSLAYEPEILLMDEPFAALDAQTRETLQEELINIWQSSKRTIIFITHSIDEAIYLSQRVAIMTSRPGKIKEVIDIPLTLQSKHQDVRSTPEYGQIRHYIWTQLSEEVIKAQALEKTKQLQHSA
- a CDS encoding ABC transporter substrate-binding protein; translation: MNKHLKFFRTISLALIASLGLSSCSTNRAPTGSQTIKELRYQSSAGLVNLPELAADLGYLKGVKLTYVGTVQGGPQDLLTLVAGDVDFAAAFNGAVVKVVAAGLDVVPVVASYGSDEQQSAGFYVLEDSPIHTARDFIGKKVAMNTFGAHHDFVLKDYLERNGLTPEEIAQVELIMLPPITSEQAMRNQQIDVAVLSSITEARALKNGGVRKIFSDIDLYGPFTAGSYSMRKDFIEQNPELVKSFVEGVAQAQTWLQTTPVEEIQARCKRIIEARGRNETLALIPYFKGYGVNERGGVQKAEDFKPWIDLMVKDHKLKPNELDPNTIFSNRYNPYVKDKN
- a CDS encoding ABC transporter permease — protein: MTTTHIHRDSKLETNTLLSRIEKQNSQRFQKLKNRAIQISQALILPVIFIVLWAIASHQLWLDPKLIPSPFSVVIQAVETLTKAEFWQGFFASLARNFTGYALGASLGVAFGVLLGTSRFANWFLAPSFNVLRQVSLFAWLPLISTFLGYDNGAKILFITLSVFYPVALHSLEGVSSISTKYREVAQVYQFPKLYTYRKLILPAASPQIFVGLQLGLIFAWLATVGSEFLLANYGVGLGNLVIRGREQFNVPLILLGMFSIGFIGVILNRILLVIERRVLTWQKA